One region of Helicoverpa zea isolate HzStark_Cry1AcR chromosome 24, ilHelZeax1.1, whole genome shotgun sequence genomic DNA includes:
- the LOC124642250 gene encoding growth arrest and DNA damage-inducible protein GADD45 alpha, with protein MYKDSVVPVKAETFSGMAAKSPISQCIKTVLRRACVEKRLTVGLLPAIQYLSKNSNRALFCLTAEAPPGDSATHMQEVLLQAFCVENDIYVIKVDSETKLRKLLGCCGSSMDFSCVLVHYPYTDPFSDSQEFDFSTLSDTERDLIEHCEMNWGYSQTPVIKLPEK; from the exons ATGTACAAGGATTCAGTTGTTCCCGTTAAAGCTGAAACGTTCAGCGGCATGGCTGCCAAAAG CCCAATAAGTCAATGCATCAAAACGGTGCTGCGACGAGCATGTGTGGAGAAACGACTGACGGTCGGCCTCCTGCCTGCTATCCAGTACCTCTCCAAGAACAGCAACCGAGCCCTCTTCTGCCTGACAGCAGAGGCTCCCCCAGGAGATAGTGCGACCCACATGCAAGAAGTCCTGCTCCAGGCCTTCTGCGTCGAAAACGACATCTACGTCATTAAG GTTGACTCGGAAACAAAGTTGCGCAAACTTCTCGGCTGCTGCGGATCTTCAATGGACTTTAGCTGCGTGTTGGTCCACTATCCATATACAGACCCCTTCAGCGACAGCCAGGAGTTCGACTTCTCGACATTGTCGGACACCGAGAGAGATCTTATCGAGCACTGTGAGATGAACTGGGGATATTCACAGACCCCCGTCATTAAGTTGCCCGAGAAGTGA